A segment of the Luteolibacter arcticus genome:
CTGCGTCAGAATGGAGGTATGCTTGCCTGGGGGCGCAACGAGGGCCTGATTAGCAATCCTCCGACCGGCACGAACTTCCGCGCCATCGCTTCCGGCGGTCACCATCACTTTGCGCTCAAGGCGGACTCGACGCTCTCCGCTTGGGGAGGACAGAACAACTCGGGCCAGCGAACGATTCCCGCCGGCCTCACCTCAGTGGTGGGAATGACAGCGGGCGATCACCACAGCATTGCGGTGCTGGCGGATGGCGGAGTCCGGGCTTGGGGAAACAACAACAACAACATGACGGTCATCCCCACGGAACCCTTGAACGCAGTTGCCGTGGCCGCCGCGGGTGATGCCAGCCTGGCCCTTACCACCAACGGCAACGTGCTGATCTGGTCGTCGATCGCGTTCTCCTACAATCTTCCCGGGCCCGGTAATCCCGCCTGCTCTATTTCAGCAGCCAACACCAATGTGTTGGCATTGATCACTCACGTTCCGCCGCAAATCGTTTCCTTGCCACCCTCCTCCACCATCACTCCCGGAGAGGTCAGGGTCCTCCGGATCGTGGCCATGGGCGCGGCTCAGCACCAGTGGTACGAGGGCCAATCGGGCGACACTAGTGCACCGGTCGCCTTGGCGGACCGACCTTGGCTCCAGACTCCGGCGCTTGCGGGGACCACCCGCTACTGGGTCCGCCTCACAAACGCGCTCGGCCATACCGACAGCCCCGCAATCACCCTTGCAACGTCACCTCACGCAGCTTGGTTGACCGAGCACTTCACTTCGGCGCAACAAGCGGACCCCATGGTTTCAGGAGCCGATGCCGATCCGGATAAAGACGGTCTCGTGAATCTCCTCGAATACGCGTTCGCCCTCGATCCTTGGTCCGGCGATCTTGAAAGCCTGCCGCGTGCAACCCTTGCTCCCGACGGTTCGAAGCTGCAATTGAACTTCAACCGGCGAGAAGATCTCCACTATGAGATACAGGTAAGCCGGGATCTTGACGAATGGATCGATAGCGATCCGGCTCTGTTCGTCACCGAGCAGGGAGCCACGACAAATGTTGAGCTTCGAGTCAGCATCGGCTCCCAATGCTACATGCGAATTGCCGTATCCTACGCTGACCCTTGAATCGCTTCAATGTGGCGACCCGGAGCCACGCATTCAAGTCCCAGGGGGAGGAGCCGGCGCCGCCGAGCTGGAGGATCTGCTTGATCCCCAACGAATGAGCGGGGGCGACTGATCTGTAAAACTTGCAGGTATTTTTTGGTCGCTCCGACTCGCCGGAATTAGTAAGCAAACCCTAAATGCCTGCCACTCTCCGGCCAGCCTCCTCCTCCGATCCGATCCGACCGTGGTTTGAGGCCTTGGAGTCGATGGGCGAGTTCGTGGGGATCCGCTTCGGCCACATCAAGCCGGGCAGCAAGGAGGTGGAATGGTATTTCCTCTCCCACATCGAGGTCGATGGCATCGGCGGCTTCGCCAAGCTGCTCCGCGACCGGGGGGCGGAACTCCACGATCTTCCGCAGATCACCCACCCCGCGCCGCTTTCTTGGGGAGCTTTTGTCCGCACCATTCCGCAATTGCTGGCACCGCGGCGGCGGCTGAAATGGAAGAAACTTCCCGCCGGCCAGCCCTCGCCCACCAATGCACCTTCGCCCGCGGTCGCGTGGCATGCGTTCGACGAGGAGCAGACTTCGGACATCCGCCGCTCCGCCCGGACCAGTCAGGTCACGGTGAATTCGATGCTGCTGAAATACCTCGACCGGGCGGTGCGACCCTACCTGGAAGACCCCTCGCAGGCCATCCCCTGGATGGTGCCGGTGAACATGCGCGGCAAGGCGGACCAGCCACAGGACACGGCGAACCATTCCAGCTACGTGGGAATCCGCGTATTCGCCTCCGAAGGCGCCCGCGACGTCCAGCGCCACATCTACGAATCGCTGGCCAAGGGCCGGCACTGCGCGAATTGGAAGGCCTTCGACGCCACCCGCTTCACCTCGCCCGCGATGAAGCGCCACCTGATCCGCACTGACCGGGCCACCTCGCAGTGGAATCTCGGCAGCTTTTCCAATCTGGGCGTGTGGGACGCGGACAAGCACATCGATGCGCCTGACTGCCAGGGCACGTGGCTGTTCGCGCCGCCGACGCTCTCCATCCAGTTGATCGGGGCCGGCTGTGTGACCTTCCAAGGGAAGCTCAGCCTCACTCTGCACGTCCACCCCGACCTGACCACCGCGCCCGAAGTTCCCGCCGAATGGATGCGGCGCTGGGTGCGCGAGATTGAAACCGGCTTTCCCGAATCGCGATGAACCAAACCCGACTGCTGCCACTCGCCCTTGCCGCCACCTGCTTGTCCCAGGCCCACGCCGTTGGCTACCGCCTGCCAAACCAGGACCCGGAGGGTATCGCGCGGGGAAATGCCTTCGCCGCCACCGCGGACAATCCCTCCGCCATCTATTATAACCCGGCCGGAATCACCCAGCTCGAAGGCCATGACATGAGCTTGGGCGTCTATCTCATTTCGACCGACGTGGGATTCCAGTCCGCTGGTGGCGGCTCGGCGAGCACCCAGTCCGATTTTCAAGCGGTCCCGCAGATCTACTACACCTACTCGCCAGCGGATTCGCCGCTGTCCTTCGGCCTAGGGATGTATGCGCCGTACGGCCTCGGCATCGACTACGGCCGCTACACCCCCTTCCCCACCGCCGCGCAGGACGGAGCGTTGGCCTACGTCACGGTCAATCCGGTGGTCGCCTACGAAATCACGCCATGCCTCTCCGTCGCGGCTGGCCTTACCCTGAATTACTCCGAGGTCCGGTTCGAGCGGCGCATCGGCCTGCTGCCCGGTTTCGATCAGTTCCAGGTCGAGGGTGATGGCTACGCGACCGGCTTCAATCTCGGCGTGTTGTGGCAGCCGGTGGACGAGTGGTCCTTCGGCCTCAACTACCGGTCGCCCACCGAGATCGATTACGAAGGCCGCTCGATCACCGCGCCGGTGCCGCCCTTCGGCGGCGGCACACCGACCGATGCCTCGCTTCATTTCCCGCAGTACATCGTCGGTGGCGTTTCCTTCCGGCCGAATGACGACTGGAACTTCGAGTTCAACCTCGACTGGACCGACTGGGACCAAGTGAACGACACGGTCTTCGTCGGCACCTTCGGCGGCAATCAGACCTTCCCGTTCCGCTACGAGTCGACCTTCATGTACAACTTCGGCGTCACCCGCCAACTCGGCGACGGCTGGTTCGTCAGCGCCGGCTACATCTACAGCGAGAACTCCGCGCCGGACGCAACATTCACCCCTCTCAACCCCGACTCCGACCTCCACCTCGGCAGCATCGGCTTCGGCCACCGCGGGGAGAAGATCGGCTGGGCGCTCGGCTATCACTTCGCCTACAACGGCGGACGCACCGTCACCGGCAACTACAATCCGACGGTCAACGGCGAATACGAGACCTTCAACCACGCCGTGAACGCGTCGGTGCGGTTCCGGTTCTGAGTTCAAGTGGCCGCGTCGCGGTCGCAGCCGACGCGAACGGCAGCGGGCTCCACTGGGAACGAGGAATTCATTCCGCCCGAACAGTCGAGCCGCCGGCCGTGCGAAGCGGGATAAATTCCAATGCCTTTAAGGACTGGAAAAAAGCATCACCGCGGATTACGCGGATATCGCTGATAATAAGAGATATTGAAGATATCGAACCAGATGCCTTCAAGCTCCCGGCTATTGCTCCCGGTGCTACTTTCTCCATCCGTGCTATCCGCGCAATCCGCGGTAAATCAATCCCAACTTGATCCTCGATTCCCTCTCCGAGCGTCCAATCCTTAAAGGCATTGGGGTAAATTCCCCGCTCCCAGGGTGCCGCTATTGAAAGCAATCCCTCACTCCAACCGCCGGTCCCGCTCGGCATCGTGACGGCGCTGGAATTCCGTCGGCGTGACCTCGTGCAGGATCAGGAACTCGCGGCTGAAATCCTTCGGCGTCGGAAAGCCCAAGATCACCGAGACCTCCTTCACCGCCATCCCCTCCATCAGGAGTTGGCGCGCTTGAACGATGCGGTCACGGCGCAGCCAATCCTTCGGGCTGATCCCGAGCGAGTCAGTGAAGATGCGATGGAGCTGGCGCTCAGACACCTCGAAGCGATCGCACAGCGGCGAGACCTTGAAGCCGGTCTCACGGGCGATCGGACCAAGTGGCTCGGGTTCGAGTTCACGCGGCCGGATGGCAACGACGCGGCCGCTGCGATAGGCTATCTGGAGTTCAGGACGCTTCATGGGTTGGCAACGTCCCCGCACCGGAACCGGCATGATGGACGGCGAGCAGACTAGGCAGTCCAGTTATCGTTAGAGAAGTCCCAATGCAGAAGAAATCAACAGATCGTCATCGAACAGCCAGCGGCCCACATCGGACCCGGGCGAGCTTTCTTCCGCGGCACCATTGGCACGAACTTGTAACAGCAGCGACTCGCCGCGCTGGCGGGCGACCGAACCGCCGGCATCGTAGACACCGATGAGGGCCGCTAGGACCGGCACCGCTTCCTCGCCGCCTTGGCGGGAGAGACCGAGCAGGCCCGCGAGCAAACGGGGGAAGGCATCACTCGCGGATTTCAGGACGAAGCCATCGCCATCCGCGGTGACCTCCAGGGCTTCACCGCCCGTCAGCGATTGCGCAAGGGCATTCACGCGGTCACCCAGCGAGCTGCCGGCAAAACCGGCCTTGAGCTTTTCCTCCACGGCGCCCGCGAGCTTCTTCTGCTCCTCATGGACCTTTTTCCACGAATCGACACCCATCTCCATGGTGCCACTGCGACCACCGGCAGCCGTGCCGAAGGCTCCGATCCGGACGAATGAAGCAACCGCTTCCGCCACGTGCTTCGCGGGCAAGCGGGCCGCCAGCGGGGCCAGCGCGAAGGCCGCGAGCCGCGACGAGTAGATGACATTACCCATCGCCTGCAGCTTGGACCCCATCAGGCCGTTCAGTTCGCGCTTCACCAGGTAGAACTCCATCGCACGGCGCAGCGTGACCTCCAACTCGCTAACTTCCCATGGCTTGGTGATGTAGCGGTAGATGCCTCCCTTGTTGACCGAGCTGATCGCCGCATCGAGGTCAGAGTAGGCGGTGGAGAGGATCTTCACCACATCCGGATACTGGTCGGAAATCCTGGCCAGGAAGCCGACGCCGGTTTCGTTCGGCATGCGCTGGTCGGTCACGATGATGCCGATTTCCGCCGCGTGGGCGCGGAACACGGAAAGCGCCTCGACACCGTCCGACGCCTCAAGGATGCGGAAGGTTTCGCCATACAGCCGACGGAAGTATTTCCGCGTCTTCTCTTCGTCATCCACGAAGAGAATGGCATAGCGCTGATAGTCGTAGTTGAAGTCGCTCATGGTTCGGAGTCGCTGGGAGTTTCGGGGTCGGCGTCGCCATCATCGACATCTGGATCGGGAGGCGAAAAGAAAATCGTGAAACATGTGAATTCGCCCGGCTTCGTATCGACTTCGATATGGGCACCGTGGCGGCCGAGGATCTGGTGGGTGATGCTGAGACCGAGCCCCATCCCCTTGCCCACATCCTTGGAAGTGAAGAACGGATCGTAGATCTTGTGAAGGATCTCCCGCGGGATGCCGGCACCGTTGTCCCAGATGGTGACTTCCCACCCGCCGGCTGCGGCGCGCAAGCCCACGTCGATGCGTCCCGGGTCGCCGCCGTTCTCCGCCTGCCGCTGGTGGATGGCATCCACGGCATTCTGGAAAAGGTTCACGAAGACCTGCACCAGTTGGTTCGGATTACCGGTGGCAGAGGCTCGCTCCGGACCCTTGTAGGTAAAGGCAATCTTCTCGCCGAGCTGGTGGCTCACCAGCCGGC
Coding sequences within it:
- a CDS encoding response regulator; this encodes MSDFNYDYQRYAILFVDDEEKTRKYFRRLYGETFRILEASDGVEALSVFRAHAAEIGIIVTDQRMPNETGVGFLARISDQYPDVVKILSTAYSDLDAAISSVNKGGIYRYITKPWEVSELEVTLRRAMEFYLVKRELNGLMGSKLQAMGNVIYSSRLAAFALAPLAARLPAKHVAEAVASFVRIGAFGTAAGGRSGTMEMGVDSWKKVHEEQKKLAGAVEEKLKAGFAGSSLGDRVNALAQSLTGGEALEVTADGDGFVLKSASDAFPRLLAGLLGLSRQGGEEAVPVLAALIGVYDAGGSVARQRGESLLLQVRANGAAEESSPGSDVGRWLFDDDLLISSALGLL
- a CDS encoding OmpP1/FadL family transporter, whose protein sequence is MNQTRLLPLALAATCLSQAHAVGYRLPNQDPEGIARGNAFAATADNPSAIYYNPAGITQLEGHDMSLGVYLISTDVGFQSAGGGSASTQSDFQAVPQIYYTYSPADSPLSFGLGMYAPYGLGIDYGRYTPFPTAAQDGALAYVTVNPVVAYEITPCLSVAAGLTLNYSEVRFERRIGLLPGFDQFQVEGDGYATGFNLGVLWQPVDEWSFGLNYRSPTEIDYEGRSITAPVPPFGGGTPTDASLHFPQYIVGGVSFRPNDDWNFEFNLDWTDWDQVNDTVFVGTFGGNQTFPFRYESTFMYNFGVTRQLGDGWFVSAGYIYSENSAPDATFTPLNPDSDLHLGSIGFGHRGEKIGWALGYHFAYNGGRTVTGNYNPTVNGEYETFNHAVNASVRFRF
- a CDS encoding helix-turn-helix domain-containing protein → MKRPELQIAYRSGRVVAIRPRELEPEPLGPIARETGFKVSPLCDRFEVSERQLHRIFTDSLGISPKDWLRRDRIVQARQLLMEGMAVKEVSVILGFPTPKDFSREFLILHEVTPTEFQRRHDAERDRRLE